A part of Drosophila bipectinata strain 14024-0381.07 chromosome 3L, DbipHiC1v2, whole genome shotgun sequence genomic DNA contains:
- the ND-B14.5AL gene encoding uncharacterized protein ND-B14.5AL translates to MPPTPKHRDVAPFLSRVRDFFLGRSHKTAHRFADTMSRRTQAQPDIPRGQLDTLTQSYFARDPRQAVRQPIDLVEENKRLLAAKEAAEKNAEPKKTCDGKEPVKPMARKKPLPTPGSFHSWEGPD, encoded by the coding sequence ATGCCGCCCACACCCAAGCACCGCGACGTAGCCCCGTTTCTGAGCCGGGTCCGGGACTTCTTCCTGGGCCGCTCTCACAAGACGGCCCACCGGTTCGCGGACACCATGTCCCGTCGGACCCAGGCGCAGCCCGACATTCCTCGAGGTCAACTGGACACTTTGACCCAGAGCTACTTCGCCAGGGATCCCCGCCAGGCCGTCCGGCAGCCCATAGACTTGGTGGAGGAAAACAAACGGCTCCTGGCAGCCAAGGAGGCCGCAGAGAAAAATGCGGAGCCGAAGAAGACGTGCGACGGAAAGGAACCCGTGAAGCCCATGGCCAGGAAGAAGCCACTACCAACCCCCGGAAGCTTCCACTCCTGGGAAGGTCCAGATTAG